The DNA sequence GGCTTGATAATAACATTGAACAAAAAGTGAAAGCTAAAGGTATTATAAACCATATATACTCAAAAACGATGTACATCTCCTTAATTCAATCActctaccaaaaaaaatgttaggGGCTGCAGGATTCTCTTCATATTCGTTGCGTTGTATTCTTTCGCTCACATAAAATCATCTTCGTTGTTGTCATAGCTAGCGTAGCTATCAACCGCCACGCGTTTCTCGTCATTAGCTTTCTTCCCAGCGTGCAGTTGTTTCTTCTTCCCAACTGTAAGCAATAGATAACTCGTCATAAACCATGTAACGTGACCAACGAAATTCGCCATACGACTGAGAAACTACAAACCTGTCTTCTTTCTGCCAGCAGTTGCTTCTTTCTCtgcttttattttctcatttgcaATTGCAGCAATGGCTGAGGCCACTTCTTTCGCGTCTGTACCTTTCAACGAAGCCAGCGACAGCCTCATCACAGCCTTCAGCAACCCAATGTAGTGATAGCTTTTCTGTAATAGAGAAAAATGGATTAGTCACACTTCTACAAAAAATGCTAACATATAAACAACAAATGCAAATATGCAGACCTCATATGGACGAAGTTTATGAGAGATGAGTTCCGCGTATTTCAAGAAGTCACTCTCGCTTTTCGGAATGAAATTTTCCAGTGTCATCTCCTCACCCTTCTTCCCAAAAAGCTCTGCAGTAGACTTGAAATCAGCCTCTTCAGTAAGCCTGTAGAAACAAGCATGTATTTTCATCGATGCTAATCACTGAAGACGGCCTGAACAATCCTAAATACAGAGCATAAGCGAACCTCTGCTGACGAAGTTTTTCTTCTATAGGGTCTAAAGGCGCCTTGTTCGTGGCTTGAACACCTTTCACCTTCTTTTCTTCTGTTTCTGCTGCAGTCGTTTTAACGGCCTTTTCAGGAGAAGGCAGTGGCTCGGCTTTAGGCTCCTAACCACATAAATGGGAGATGATAAGCTTAATTTACTACTGCAAGGACCTAACAAGCAAGAAAATCGAGAGATGTAATTAATGTAACGAAATAGTGCTTAAACGAACCtcctcatcttcatcttcccaAGAATCTTTAATACCTTCTTCGTCCAAATCCTCATCGTCCCAATTGCTCTTCAGTAGCTCCTTTTTGCTCAGGAGATCCGGAACAGGCTCGTCTTCTGAGACACAATGAGGTCGTCACGTTAATGTATTGGAAAAGTAACAAAGCAAACCATGTTACATTCACAACTTCACAAAAAACACAAGAAACAAGATTGTATGCAGAGCCAAAAAACcacattttgtttgtgttgGCCTAACGGTTGAGGGGTTAATGCTTGAGTCTACCGTGGCGCGATTTTCAGAATTTAATGTTGCATTAGCCAAGAACAGgcaacatttatttaatttagatcATCAACAAAACTATTTGGTTAATTAACTTTATGTGAATTCAGAGATAAGTGGATTTTGTACATGATGAAACAAACTTGCATAAGTAATTCAAACAGACAACTTCAGCTAGAGCAAAATCTAGAGCCCTAGATTAAATCAACCTCAACTTCCATCAAACTATTCAACAaactaaatccaattaatcacATACAAGCCAAACCTACGGATCAGATAGGtagagaaataattttttatataaattatggaaaatacgaacaaataaaacaaaattcaaaaattctaaaaatccAATAGGATATTCAAATAAGACATGAAAAGAGTACCCCAATCCTCCATAGTTTCTCCTCTTCTGAACTGAAgccttttcaaatttgaataactCTCTGATTTAGGGAGAACTAATTTAAGTATGAAATAGAGATGGAACCTTTTCTATGAGAAGATGCAGTCGAAAATTTGGTGACAGAAAGCAGTCAGAAGACTTGTGCTGGGGATTGAGACAAGACTactatatatagttaattctgttgatgttttttccttttcaccGACTTTGGTTTTGAAGTGTGGATGGCAAGTTTGCAATTGATtggatttatatttatataaacattCCATGATTTCATAGGAAGAAAAATACGTTATTTAAGGCAATATTGTTGCGTGTTGAGGATATTGCGtattaaattaagttaattttcatataaataaaatattggtgATACAAATTTTTGGTCAATTTTATTCCATTACCGTTCCATATTTCCATTCAAATTACGGTCAAACACAATTCTATTAATCGAAAATCCAGAATAAACTCCAAATCTTACCATAATCTATTTCGTTTTTAGttatcattcaatttcataattatttttcaatttgaaattatttgcaagtacaaataaatcattcaaattattgaaattgaaattatattaatttaagctcatgaattacataatttaaattatgtcaatttatcaaataaatcaaattatgaattttttgcataaattataatagtacGAAAAGTTTAATTCGcgtttcattttaatacattttatCAAATGAGTTTAAACAGTGTTAAGTTTTGCCTATGTAATCtacaaaagaagaaacaattataaaatgtgtaccaatataaaataataatgaaactTTTTGTACCAACATAAATACTATCTGTGTCCCGCATTAACTATCACATTTACTTTTCTgtactcgttttataaaaatgatagtagtatatagTTAAAGtcgagaaatagtaaaataagagagagaataaggtAACAAGAGTATTCTTTTCATTATTCCCCCTCTTACTTTGACTCTTGCATgtttttaaatggaaaaataaattgatgttgagttttgatttttgtaatatatatatggggTGCGTTATATTGTTACctatttaagttgctaactctgctaactcatcaatacagtgtattaaaaatgtcaacattgtgacatcaaaatgtcaatacataatatcaacacattgtattcaagttcaacaaaattatatgttgacattttaatgtcatcgtgttgatatttttaatacactgcattgatgagttagcaagttagcaacttaagaaagttagcaattgatcacacccctatatatataggagtgttatattgctaactcaatacttaattgttaactataatgaaataatagcccttagatattcaaatcaagAGCCTAGTTCATCAACCCCGAAATGTCGatacaattaacaaaaaatgtcagGGTATTAAGatcaatttacaacaaattagttcTAACTAacttttggaaaatatcacataactttaaaacgcatataactttctcgatttaaattattttttggcacaacatatatcaaattaaagataaattcataaggattctaacgagatctcacttgcatatgttccgatgtcaaaagttgaaatttttttcgaaagttttcaattttttactcccCCGTCGGCGTCTGCCATTATTTGTCACTGATTTCCTTATTGATCTGTTCGCAATACTTGCACGTAGGGATGTTAatctagcccgaaacccgcaGGTCGACCCGAATAATCCGGTAAAATTATAGGGTTAGGGTCGGAAAATCGCAACCCAGATACAGAATAGGGCTACACGGGCTGACCCGTTTGGGTCAGCGGGTTATACGGGCTGGCCCGGGTGGGTTGCGGGTTAGCCCATGGGTTGggcatttaaaataaaaatataattaaaattttgggttatatacttatatgaagtatatatggtaattacaatattaaaagtAGCGTTGAATGAAGTGTATATGGTAAGTACAATATTAAAAGCAACAttgatatggagtatatagggtaattatatattctctcaaattgaaagttaGAGTTATATGGAATATAGAGgctattaatatttattcatattaaatGCTGCATTACGCCTTTCCTATCGAAGAGAATGATCCGGTTGAAGCTTCAAAAGTTATTGATGTATATGCATGTCATTCAACTTcatagaatttattttgaccttactactatttatactatcttttttaactacttataatttttttggggtATATAATTAAGAATGTCATTCAACTCCTtttaaatgcatgatttccatttaattgtaGTGAGATTCACGTGTTCTACTAATTAGcgatatgtttatatattttgtttcaatcttcaattgttattatcttatttctcttgatcactttgataatactttactatttgcgacaatctatatttttttaagttataaTATTGGATTGGATAGAAAATAACACACAAGATCACTTttggcccgaatagcccgtggGTTAGCTCGAAACCCGAAGATTCTAAGGCTAGGGCCGAAAATTTATAGCCCGAAAAATTCACAACCCGAATaacccgcacccaaatagcccgacAACCCGAGTGGATTGGCCCGAACCCGAGTGGGTtagcccaattgacatccctacttgcacgtattttttattttgaactcCACATTACATATtatcattcacattttattaacaaaattaattttattaacaaaattgaTATACCATGTAAAAGTATAACatttattccactaatttttttaatttaatttttattatctttacaTTTATGCCGAATCAAACTATGAAGATTAATAGTGGGGATGGAGTGCAATAGACAGAGTACTTACTAGGACTTGGATCCTCTGTTCTGCATTTTGCCACAACAAGGAATTCAAATCCATACTTACtatccattaaaaaatatgtcataGAAATTAAGGAAATTGAAAACATTgcatactactccctccgtccgtcattaggagtcttATTTATGggtgacacgagttttaagaaatcttaagaaaaatgggtggaaaaaaattagtgagaTATGAGTcacacttgtatatattagtttcaaatgatgtgagtggaatgagttagttgaaggTGGAAtcctattactccctccgtcccagataattcgacccagtattccatttcgggccgtcccacataatttgtcccacttcacttttaccatttttggtagtggacctcatattccactaattcattcatactcacattttattataaaactaatactttaaaagtaggatccacattcaccaaccttttcaactcactttctattagatttcttaaaacccgtgtcgggtcaaagtgtctcaaattatctgggacggatggagtattatttatagtaaaaatgaactgggactcctattaAACTCGCGGAcgaattaaaatggaaaaaagtgtgactcttattcgcggagaAAGGGGCCACATGAAATTTGTGAGTATGTGACATAGCTTGATTCAATTAAATCATTGAAACGCAAGGATCATATCTTTAAAAAAGGCTCCAAAGCCTCAGAGTCACACATCCATAGAGGAGTCTCTCAGGTCTAGCCCACAGCGCCTCCTGCCAGTTTTCCTCTTCCCGTCGTCACACAGCCATATAGATAATACCTGCAATCCAGTAGATGATGCCGTGCAGGTAAGTCGCTCTCCCACAGCTTCTTTGTgtcatcattttttaaaattacattgcaactgaattataattaatatgatGAATGTTAAGAGATCAAGTATATAGAGCTTactttcatctctcttatctctctcATTTATGAATGGAAGGCCGGCGGCAAAAGGCAGATTCAGAATATAtcttaaatttatcaaaattaaatgttaagGCCAAAAACCGTTTTGTGTTCTCAATTTGcgaacacaaaattaaatctctGTATATTTAAGacacaaatttatcaaatttagcAAATcgatccaataaataatggatattttcattttgtgttCTCAATATGCTAAATTTGTGTCCAATTGATGTGGCATGTGGgccctttttattttattttttctaagaAATTATCGGTAAGCGCATCAAATCATTATATCAGATCAGTATATCACTAATCACTATGCTAAAAATATCTCACAACTATAAATAGATTGTTGGGCCCCAATATAAAATTTCTGACTCCATCATTGGACAGCGGGAGTATTAGAACGAAAAAGATCTAAATGTTTTCCCATATACAGTTCATGCAGTGAATGATCTTGTCTTTTCAAAAGTGGGCAAAAAGCATCACAAAATCGCACAAACCTAGTTTGTGAGGAAAGTGCAGCCTGTAGCTTGTAACAATGGTGGATGCTATAATTTCACGAGTGGTGGAGAGAATTGCATACATTATAGAAGATACGATTCTCCATGAAGTCACCTTCGACAGAGGAGCAATGGAGCTTCGCGATCTTGGTGAAAAGCTCCACAATATCAGATATGTGTTGGATGGTGCAGAAAGGAGAGGTGTGAACGATCAAAGCGtcaaaatttggttgaagaagctCCAAAACATTGCTAATGAGATAGACGACATTTTGGATGAATGTAGCTACTCTCTTCTCAAACATAAGTCGGAAGCTTCTGATGAGGTTGAGCAAAAGGTAGGCCGCTCCTTCATCCCATCTTCATGGTTATGCTTCAAGAAAGTTACTGTTCGTCATGATATTGCCATGCAAACACAAAATGTGAAAGTTATGCTTGATCAGATTCTAAAGGagagagatgattttgagttttccaTCTTTTCGCCTGATCATATGCAATCTTGGAAAATGCAATCGACATCTTTTATTGAACAAGAAAAAGTTTGTGGCTTCGACATATATTGgaatatgagtgaaatagTGGGCAAACTGATGCTTTATAGTGATCACACCCAAATTCTATCTATAGTTGGGATGGTGGGAACCGGGAAGACGACTCTTGCTCAACTCATTTATAACAATACTCATATAAAGAATGATATGTTTGATTTAAGAATTTGGGTATGTGTTTCTCATCCTTTTGATGTGGTTGGGGTTGCTAGAAACATTGTTGAGAGTGTGGGAAGAGATATTATTCCTCGAGATACTAACCAATTGGAGATACTAGATAAAGTTAGAGATTGTATTTCAGGAAGGAAGTTTTTTCTTGTCCTTGATGATGTTTGGacagaggatgaagatgaatGGAGGCCCCtgaaaataatacttcaataTGGTGCCCTAGGTAGTACTATTCTAGTGacaacaagaaataaaagggTTGCTAAAATGATGGGTACCTACGACGATGATATCTATCACCCAAGAGAGCTTGGTGATGAAGCGTGTTGGTCAATATTACGTGACATATCCCTTTCAAGAAAGAGTGAGAGGGAATGTAGAGAATTCGAGGTTGTTGGCATGAAAATAGCTAGGAAGTGCAAGGGATTGCCTCTTGCAGCAGTTGTTTTGGGAAGACTGTTACAATTCAAGGATGTGGAAGGGTGGAAAGATGTAGAGAAGAGTGAAATATGGCAATTGGAGCATGCACAAATAGATCTGTTTCCTCATTTTGTTTTAAGCTACAATGAATTGTCCCCGACTCTTAAGCATTGTTTTTCATATTGTGCCATCTATcctaaaaattatcaatatcaTGCAGAGTCTCTCATAGAAGAGTGGATGGCGCTAGGTTATCTAGACTCTGTTGGTGGAAATAGTGAAATGGAACTCAAAGGGCAAGATTTCTTGAACAATTTAGCAATGCATTCTTTGTTTCAAGacattaagaaaagtgagtcgGGAAGGAAAATTGAATGGTTCAAAATGCATGATATATTACATGATTTTGCTCTATTTCTTAGGGAGAATATTGAGGTGGCTGAAATGAGAAATAGAAGTTGTCAAGTTTGTGATCCTCTTTTAGTTTCTCAAGTTCAAGAGAATCATAGTCTTTTCTGGGAAAAGAGAATTCCTTTTCATGTTTGTGGTTGTGTGACAAGTGTTCGGATGTTAAGAATTGAGAATGGACTACCTCCGGTGGGAATGGAAAGGTTGATTCACTTGAGATGGTTGGATTTTAGTGGTACTGCATTGTCAAAGGATGACCTCAAAATCTTATGtaggttttatttattacaaacTCTTTCCCTAGCAAGGTGCAACATAATAGAGGTTTCACAAGAAATTGGGAATTTGGTTCATTTAACGCGACTTGACTTAAGTGGGAATGAGAACTTAAAGGAGTTGCCAGAGAGCATGTATAGTTTGGTCGAATTGCGAACTCTTTCCTTGGCATGGTGCTCTCTAAAAGAGATTCGTGGAGAAATTGAGAATTTGGTTGAGTTAAGACGACTTGACTTGAGTTGGAACACAGAACTAGAGGAGTTACCAGAGAGTATTATTAGTTTGGTTGAGCTGCATTCCTTGAATACTGAAGGCACTAAGGTGCAGCACCGCTTGCCTGAAGCAGTATGTCAGTTGAGTAATCTTCTTACATTGGAATTGAGAGAACTCAAAGTAGGAAGTCATTACAACAAGTTGGGATTGCTGAAAAAAGTGAAACGTAGTACTGGATCTCTAACATTGGATATATCCTTTAGTACAATGAGTGATATGTTGGAACTGGTTAAGGATGCTCAAGAAGCACGGTTGAAGATACTCTTTCAAGAACTcgaaaaactcaaaatatctTTCGAGAGTACAATGGATGGAAATGAGCcttcctcatcatcatcaccatcaccatcatcaATGTGGATGAAGTTACTAGAAGCTCTCGAGCCCCATCACAAGTTGAAGCAGCTGACAATCTGGAGATATGAGGGCTCCACGCTTCCTTCCTGGATGTCATCGCCTAACAACTTTATAAAAGAGATCAGTCTCCATTATTTAAGTGAAGTGTCGTCACTGCCAGCTCTGGGGAAACTGCCATTCTTGGAAGTTCTCTACATTGACCATATGGAGGAACTGAAGCTGGTTCGAAGGGAGTTTTTAGGAACAAAATCTGCCtctgatgatgatgttgttgcaTTTCCTAAACTCAAAGAACTGACATTTGATACGTGCCCCAAATGGGAGGAGTGGGAGGACATAacggaggaggaagaagaatcTGCGGACATCTCCATCATGCCATGTCTCACAGTGCTGTCTATCAATTTTTGCAAGAGTTTGAAGAAGCTGCCCCATCGCCTCCTTCATAAGGTCTCCTCGTCTTTAAAGGTGTTGGATATAGAGGAATCATCAGAGCTAGTGGCAACCTACGGAGAGGACAAGGAAGGTTCCCCATGGAGATCCATATCCCAACATAATCCCCAACTTGAACTCAACCTGTAATGTGTTTCTCTACCTTTGAAGTCTGTTTTACTTTTGTTGAGATTGTATTTGTGATTatgacatttatttttcttcttttatcgTGAATTTTTATCAGACGGATACTCTTTTTCCTTCATGGTATTTTTCCCACTGGGTTTTTTTTCCATGAAGGTTTTGATGAGGTCCGGCCTTGAGAGATCGGTTTGTGTTCTCCAAGGTTTAGGTTTCGTtttctcttttgttttataatatatgcATTTCGCTTATTTGGttgaataccaaaaaaattctCTTTTGTTGGAAACTGATACACAGCCTGCATAAAAGGCATATTCGACAAGCATTACACAAAGACAGAAATTCAGATACATCTATGTTCTAAAATCTACTCAGATACATTTCAAATAACCAAAAATAACCCAAATGTCTTTTACCTTCACTACTTGTCAACCTTTGTTGTGACGCATTTGGCTCGTCTTGCAAACAAGCATTTCCGGCTTACTTCCTTTAGAAGTCATAACTGCATATATTAGAGTAAAAAGAATGGTAAATACAAACAGTCTGACTAGtcatttcatcaaacactTGGGCctgaaacaaaaattacttCAAACTTCATCAAATCGCCTAATAAAACTCATTTCAAAACTATATAGTATGTGATTAAAACGTACGGTAGCAACATTAGTCAATAGATTACCATGTCACTCATTCTCGGTAACTGATACTATACTGATACTGATACTCACCATGTAAACGTGATTGACTCCTACAATATAGCGACTTTGGTTGGTTGAATTACAAGTTTTGTGACAAGTTTGTTGTAAAGAAGAAACAACTGCACATTGGCAAGATAGATGATGGCATGGACCATGTGGTGGTTGATAGCTACGTTGGTTATTACAACATCGACGTGATTTTATGAGAGTGAAATGTAGTACAAACGAATATGAAGAGAATCCTGCAGCCCATAACATTGTTTTTGATGGAATGACTGAATTAAGAAGATTACATCATTATGATTTTGTGCTTATGAATGCTGTCTACATAAGGTTTTTGATACATTACATTAGCTTCACTTGTTCAATGTTATCATTCTTCACTGGTTTAGATTACCAATCATTCAAGAAAAGATATAACTGCATCAAGCCATCACAAAACTAAAGTGAAAATGATGATAATTTTATAGGCTTCAGATTTGGAATACAACATGaaaaccaaatttaaaatgcaaaaaaaaaatatagttacAACATAAGATCACACTGTTTGAGCTCTACGCTCAAATACATCCCAAGTCGTAAAGGCTGTTATTCGAGCACTTACAACGTTGAATGAGAGTTGAGACACCAAAAACTTGGAGAAATAACGAACAAACAAACATACCATCCACCTCGACGAAGAAAAAAGCCTGCCTTTTGAATTTGCCAATCCTCTAGCTTCCACGGTTGTTTTTGATTCGGTCAGGTGTCAGCCTTCTAAGCTATATCCGATGAAGTTAGGACGTTATACCATTTGTATGGCAAGCCAACCAGCCTAGCAATTCGAACAAACAAGTAGAACAACCACAGAGCTCCGCACGTGTTATCAAGTCCTTGGAAGAACCATTTGCCCTCAGATAGGGCACAGATATCGACCATGGATGAACTCTAGAAATGGCAAAAGAGTGAGATTAGCATTTAGAAATCATCCAACTCCACAAGTTGGGCCCTTCTCTCAGCAGCTTTCTTTCTGATGAAAATGCCCCATCTTAGAGCCGCTTTAAGTTTGAGCCACCCTACAACAGCTTTTCCAGATGAACGTGTACGGTCCTCACCGAAACTGAAGCTTGGAGGTGAGAATGGGTTGTAAGTTGAGGATGGAAAACCTTGTTCGTTGGAGTTGAAAGAAGCATGACCATTCCCATTCATACTAAACATGCGCAGTAGATGCTGCATATCATCATTTTCAAGCATTTCATGAGTTCTTACACGAATTTCATCCTCAGGGATGTCCTCTAGTGCCCTATAGGAAGTAAGATTAGGTGTGACACTG is a window from the Salvia hispanica cultivar TCC Black 2014 chromosome 1, UniMelb_Shisp_WGS_1.0, whole genome shotgun sequence genome containing:
- the LOC125202373 gene encoding eukaryotic translation initiation factor 3 subunit J-like; the encoded protein is MEDWEDEPVPDLLSKKELLKSNWDDEDLDEEGIKDSWEDEDEEEPKAEPLPSPEKAVKTTAAETEEKKVKGVQATNKAPLDPIEEKLRQQRLTEEADFKSTAELFGKKGEEMTLENFIPKSESDFLKYAELISHKLRPYEKSYHYIGLLKAVMRLSLASLKGTDAKEVASAIAAIANEKIKAEKEATAGRKKTVGKKKQLHAGKKANDEKRVAVDSYASYDNNEDDFM
- the LOC125222540 gene encoding putative disease resistance protein RGA3; the encoded protein is MVDAIISRVVERIAYIIEDTILHEVTFDRGAMELRDLGEKLHNIRYVLDGAERRGVNDQSVKIWLKKLQNIANEIDDILDECSYSLLKHKSEASDEVEQKVGRSFIPSSWLCFKKVTVRHDIAMQTQNVKVMLDQILKERDDFEFSIFSPDHMQSWKMQSTSFIEQEKVCGFDIYWNMSEIVGKLMLYSDHTQILSIVGMVGTGKTTLAQLIYNNTHIKNDMFDLRIWVCVSHPFDVVGVARNIVESVGRDIIPRDTNQLEILDKVRDCISGRKFFLVLDDVWTEDEDEWRPLKIILQYGALGSTILVTTRNKRVAKMMGTYDDDIYHPRELGDEACWSILRDISLSRKSERECREFEVVGMKIARKCKGLPLAAVVLGRLLQFKDVEGWKDVEKSEIWQLEHAQIDLFPHFVLSYNELSPTLKHCFSYCAIYPKNYQYHAESLIEEWMALGYLDSVGGNSEMELKGQDFLNNLAMHSLFQDIKKSESGRKIEWFKMHDILHDFALFLRENIEVAEMRNRSCQVCDPLLVSQVQENHSLFWEKRIPFHVCGCVTSVRMLRIENGLPPVGMERLIHLRWLDFSGTALSKDDLKILCRFYLLQTLSLARCNIIEVSQEIGNLVHLTRLDLSGNENLKELPESMYSLVELRTLSLAWCSLKEIRGEIENLVELRRLDLSWNTELEELPESIISLVELHSLNTEGTKVQHRLPEAVCQLSNLLTLELRELKVGSHYNKLGLLKKVKRSTGSLTLDISFSTMSDMLELVKDAQEARLKILFQELEKLKISFESTMDGNEPSSSSSPSPSSMWMKLLEALEPHHKLKQLTIWRYEGSTLPSWMSSPNNFIKEISLHYLSEVSSLPALGKLPFLEVLYIDHMEELKLVRREFLGTKSASDDDVVAFPKLKELTFDTCPKWEEWEDITEEEEESADISIMPCLTVLSINFCKSLKKLPHRLLHKVSSSLKVLDIEESSELVATYGEDKEGSPWRSISQHNPQLELNL